TCTCTGTCAGAACCACTGCCCTTCAGAGGACAGGGTGCTGGGACCTGTCTCCCCTCCCAGTCTCTCCGAAGTGTGCACACGCTGTGGCATGTGTGCATGCGGTGTGGTGCATGTGCATGCACTGTTTCTGTGTGCATACACACTGGTGTGTGCACATTCACATGCTGTGGCATGTGTGCAAGCACACGGTCGAGTGTGCATGTGCGCTGTGGCATGCATGCACACCTGCTGTccctcctgcctgcctctgcGTCTCGCCCAGGGCTCCCTGAGTGCGAAGCTGTGGGTGATTCGTCTGTGAGTTTGTGGAGCGTACAAGCCATGTCTCTGGTTGGCTCATGTCAGCTGGTGTGGCCTTTGCCTGGCTGTGTCTGGTTCTGCCTGTGATCTGTGTGTTGCGAGGGAGTGGACCATGTGACCCTGTGCTTGTTGCCCAGGTGTGTCGCGTCTGATGCCCCTCCACGTAGGTTGGGTGAGGTGGGTGTTTGTGACCCAAGACTGTCGTGGCTGGTTGACGTGTTCACGAGGTGTGTGGCCGTGGGTGGGGGTGTCCAGTGGTCGGTGGGAGTTTTCTGGGTGGGTCTGTCTGGGGAGAGTTTGTGTGTGGGggacaggaggctgtgtctgtgtCCCACTGTAGTTTTCCAGGCCTGTACCATGTGTCAGTGAGCGGGTGTGTGCCGCTGGGTGTCTCTCTGGCTGTGGCTTGTGCGCGTAGGTtgggtgtgagcatgtgctgctTGCCGCGCCAGTGTCCTGTCTGATGTGGCCTAGCTGCCCCTAGTGTGTGCAGACATTTGTCAGGCCCGGCGCAGTCCCGGAGTCACCCGTGGAAGGCCCCCACCCCTCTAGCAGGGCGGCTCTAGGAGCGGGGGCAGGGCCCGTCCTGCCACCAGCCGTGCGCCCCTCCGTCTCTTCCAGGATAAGCCGCCTCTTCAACGGCACCGAGCCCATCGTCCTGGACAGTTTGAAGCAACATTATTTCATCGACCGAGACGGAGAGATCTTCCGCTACGTCCTGAGCTTCCTGCGGACGTCGAAACTGCTGCTCCCGGACGACTTCAAGGTAAGTTGGCGGCCGGCGGCTCCCCTGCGCCGCCTGTGCGGCGGCCTTACGCAGGGGACACTGTGACTTAGTCAATGGACCCGCCGTCGTCATGGCAACCATAAAAAGTTAAACGATGAAGCCGAGGGCTACATCAGGTTTTCGAAACTAATTTTGTTTTCTCACATTTTTAGCTTATTTATCAGGGTGTAACAACAATTGAGCAGTGGCAGCAGCACTTACCCCGTTTCGTGTTTTCGTGGGAAAGGACCATTGGGTAGCGCAGTTGCAGGAGTTAGAGGTGCCTGACTCTGTTCCCTGTTGGTAGTTTGCAGGGGGAAAACCCTGATCCAACCTAACACCCTTTAAACAAAAGGTCACCCCCAGGTATCCGGGGGAGCCTGTCCGGGGCAGCCGACTTGGTTCTGAGAGTCCTGCCTGGGTGCTGGGCCCCTTCGTGGTGCTGGGGATCCCGAAAAAGGAAACGCAGGCCTGGCCTAGCCGGCCTCCAACCTCCAACCAGCAATGTCCCTCcgtcctttcttcttcccttcctcccttcctcccacccctgcaccccccccaccccggacCAGTGGCCCTGGGGTTGTTTTGTCCTTCATCCAACTGAGTTCCCCAGTGCCAACAACCAAATTCAGGCTGAGAATACAGTGAAACAAGGCAGAGAGGGGTCCTGTCCCCATGGAACCCCCACTTATAGTCTGGTAGGAAGACAGACGTTGAGCAGAAAACACTGGAATCCACGGGGGCAAATGCTTCCGAGAAGTAGAGAATACTGTGGGAGGGAGCCCTGGGGACCCAGTCCGGGAGGTTTCAAAGAAAGGATGTTTGTCTGGGTGGTGAAGGAGGAACCGGGCAGGCAGTGTGAGGGCCTTGGTGAGAGCGTGGGGGTGGCACGGAGCTTGGTACCTTCCAGAACTGGAGAGAAGGTGTCAGACTGGGGCGTATGAACTGGGAGAAGATGGGCAGGAACGGAGGCTGCTTTTCCATGTCAGGACCCTGGTGGCTGGTGGCATTTTACCCTGAATGCAGTGGAAGGGTTGTGAGTAGGGGATTAGTGATCAGCTTTGCAAATGAGAAAGATCACCCTGGCTGTTGTATGGagaaggatgggggtgggggtaaggCCAAGGGAGGTTCACTCAAGGCTTTGCACCAAAGCAGAGGCTGCAAAGATGGCGCAAAGCAGCAGATTAGACTTATGTTTGGGAAAAGGCTGCAAAAGGCTGTGAGTGTGGGttggtgggggtcagggggctCTCTTTAATCCTCGCTCCATTCTCTGAGCTGGGTgtttatatccattttatagaagaggaaactgaggctcagagatggtcAGTAACTGATAATCAGAGGTCTCCGGGCTGCTAGATGAGGATGCCAGAAATCCAACCCTGGGCAGGTCTGTTTTGCCTCCCTGCTGGGCTGTGAGTTCTCCAGCGCAGGTGAGGACGGGGCTGCCCTGTGCCCAGCTCAGCCTCTCCTCCCTGGGATTCTAAGAAGGCAGCAGGTCCCCGGGCATAGGCACAGCCTCGGGCTCCTCTAGTCTAGCCTCTCAGTCTTTCCAGAAGCTTCTCTCTGCTCCAGGGGGATGAAGCCACCCCCAGTGCTTTGGGCCAGAGATGGAAGGGCTCAGGGGGTCTGGCGCAGGTGCACGCCTGCCACTGCCCTTGGGTCAAGACTAGGCTCCTTGTTCTTGCACACATTCACCTCagcctcattttccccatcttTGCAATGGGCACAACCATCCCAGTCCACACTGTGCCCTGGGGAGGTTGTGGGGGGTCGTGGCAGCTCCCGTGGAATTGTGAGAGGAGGCCCCCTGGAGTCAGACAGGGCAGCCCCCCACCTCCCCCGCCTCCTCTGCGCATGCCCGCAGGACTTCAGCCTGCTGTACGAGGAGGCGCGGTACTACCAGCTGCAGCCGATGGTGCGAGAGCTGGAGCGCTGGCAGCAGGAGCGAGAGCAGCGGCGCCGCAGCCGGGCCTGTGACTGCCTGGTGGTGCGGGTCACGCCGGACCTGGGTGAGCGCATCGCGCTCAGCGGCGAGAAGGCCCTCATCGAGGAGGTCTTCCCCGAGACCGGGGACGTCATGTGCAACTCGGTCAACGCCGGCTGGAACCAGGACCCCACTCACGTCATCCGCTTCCCGCTCAACGGCTACTGCCGGCTCAACTCGGTGCAGGTGAGGCTGCGCCGGGCCCAGCGCCCTGCCCGGGCCTCCCCACGGCCCTccgggagagagagggagggcggCGCCATCCCTGAAACGGCAAGCCCTCCATGCCATTTGACAGGAAAGGCAACAATGTGTTGATGCATAATTTATGTCCCCCTCATAATTAAATGATGGCGCCTGGGGGATGGACTTAAAAAAATTgatctgtgctttttttttttcccccccaaaaggcTGTTCTATAAAAATGGCCCAGAGAATTTTCAACAGAGGGTGGTTCTTTTGACACCCAGAGTCTGACTTTGGATTCAAATTAAACCCAGGCCATAGGAGCAGCAGGTCAGAGGCTGCAAGTAGAGGTGGCCTGGAGTCCCCTTCCTCGCCCTGCTGACCCTGGCTGTGGGCACCCACACAGCTGTTTCTGGACTGGCTTTCCCTAGATGGGCCTCAGAGTTGGGAAGCCACGATGGAGTAGGGCCTATTTTTCTCCAGCCCCAAGAGCAAACTCCTGTTTCAGGCGTAGGGCAAAGTGGACTTTGTGGGGAAAGTTCCCCCGCATTCCGCAGCCTGCCAGTCAGAACTTGCTAGTTGCaggacacaggtgtcacagtgaCCAGATCCCACCCTCACAGAGGCACCAACCCATGTGGACACGGAGGCCTGCAGAGACTCAAACTGAGGACTCCTCCTCCCCTCTACCCCGAGCTCCCCTGAGCTGCTGGGCCCCCAGGCCTCAGACCATCTGGGACTCACAGCTCAGAAGCAGGTGGCTGCCCAGAGGCCAGGGGCAGGGTCTCTCTGTCACTGGGGCAGGCCTCAGTGAGGGAGGGGGACCCGGGACCACGTGTCTGGAGAGAGGGGGCAGGTTACAtcctggagaagagagaaggggccCGAAGGCTCTTTCTGCCTCCCTGAATCAAAGCTGTGGACTCCTGAGGGCAGCAGGGTGGGGTAGCCCACCCGGGTTTGGTCACTCAAGGGGCCCTGGAGCCTGGCTGCTCTGGTCCCTCCTGTGGTTGCCCAGCTGGTGGTTCTGCAGGAAGCTCTGTCCTGAGCGAGACTGAGATGCCAACAGGAGCAGGTAGCTCGCCCTGGCCAGTGCCCACCTGCCCTCCAGGCAGACTCCGGCAGCCGGGCATTGCTGACCCTTGTTTCTGCCCTGCAGGTCCTGGAGAGGCTGTTCCAGAGGGGCTTCAGCGTGGCCGCGTCCTGCGGGGGTGGCGTGGACTCCTCCCAGTTCAGCGAGTACGTGCTCTGCCGGGAGGAGCGGCGACCTCAGCCCACACCCACCACTGTCCGGATAAAGCAGGAGCCCCTGGACTAGGCCCTGCCTCAGTGCCCGCCTGAGGCCCCTCGGCCCTGGGGACACCCCAGGGACCTGGAAACAGTGCTGGGGCTTTCTGCGTCTCCTGCTTAGCAGTGGGTGTGAGACtgagggtggggctggagggtCCCCAGGGCCCCGGGTGTCATGGCAACAGAAGGTGGGATGCTGGAGGCATGCCGCCTGAAGGACTGTTGATGTGACCCAAAGATGCCGCCGTGGGAACTCCGCTGCCAGTTCTCTGGGCCCCTCAGCTCCCCAGCTCCACGCAGGGCCCTGCGTGGCTCTCGGGCCTGCTGCGGCGGGGTCAGCAGAGGCCTCCCTGGCCCACTCCAGAGGAGCTGTTCATCCTTCTCCATGTGGGGCAGACTCCAGTGGGTCTCCTTGGGTCAGAGATGGCTTATTTTTCTACAGTATTTAAGACAAAAGTAACTGTCACTGCACAAGCCAGAGAGACTGACAAGGACCAACACTTCTTTATCTGGTGCTCAGTTCTATCAGACATGCAGCGTGCCCACGGGGGGATGAGCTGCCGGGCGCTCAGGCCCAGGTGCTTGGAGACTTCTGGTCCCTGCTCTAGAGACAGATGCAGGGGTAGCAGTGCCATAGGAGCTGAAGCAGGGCCCCCAAGGGGTCAGGCTGCTGGGAGGAGGGCAGTGTGGGTGTGGGGGATGGGTGGCTCTGGAATCATCTCAGCCCCTCCCCTTTGCTGCCACCCTGGTGCAGGCCACACTTGGTGTGTCACCTGCCCTACGAATGCCCAGGGGCTTCCAGTCCTGTCTGCATGTACTCACCTGGGCTCCCGCGGAAGTCTCTTCCCCACCCGGACCAGCCACAGGGCCACACCGCATCCTTACCTCAGGAATGGGCCCCACGGTGAAGGGGCCCATCTGTCAGCAGCGTCCTCTGGGTCCCCAGCTCAGGAAGCCGTCCCCAGCTCCGATATTCCCACACTAATATGCACACTGAATTTTAATTAAACTATTGTAACACTAGCCTGCAGTAAGACCTGGACACAGGCATATACCTAAGACTCTTGGCCCCAGATTCCAACGAGGACTGGTCCTGAGGGGTCCTCCCAGACCTGCTGCCTCCCAGATGACAGGCCCAAAGATGGACACCCCGGCCTTGTCACACTTCCCAGAGCGCTGGCTCTTCCCCAGTGGAGAAACCGCAGGGAGCTGCTGGGTGGGTGGGGCGCCAGGGCCGGCACCACCATGTACGATGCCTGTAGACATGTATATGACTCCTTTAATATTGTAAAGATGCCGATGTACAATTGTCGTGTGTTTGTGTAAACACATTACGTTCCTAGTTCATGCCATAAATGATGCTATAAATCAAAAGACTGAGGCTCCATCCCGTGCAGAAGCGGCAGCCGGATTCTCACATTCCCGTTGTGCAGGGAGGTTGGGGTGGAGTCCTCCCTGGGTTCCTTCCATTCAAATCCAGGAAGAGCTGGTAGTGGCAGCCAGAGGAGGGGCAGATAGGGCAGGGTCCTGAGCTAGTCCTTTAGTGCATTTGGGTGCTTCTTCCTGTTATTACTGTGCCCTCTGGGCAGCACGGATTCTGAATTCCGATTCACAGCCTCTAAACAGATGCAAACTGGAGAAAAGCAGACAGAAGGTATCTGGAGGCTTTTGAACCCGTTCATAAATGTTTGAgatttttccctctctctggcTTTTGGTTGGGGTTGACATCCTCTTTAGGGCCTTACAGAGCGGTAGAAGGTGGCAGTCCACGGCTCGGGCCAGCCACGGGACAGGCAGCCCCCAGCGTGAGACCTGCAGATTGCCTGAGCGCAGAACAAGACCTCAACGTGTCTCTTTCCAAAGGAAGGAGTGTGAGGGTATTCGTGTGGGCCTCCAATCTTAATGagcctttttgcatttttcctcaaagcccttATGTTCTAACCCACGAGGACCCTTTTACATGCCGGGTAAGGGCCACCAGCCTTGACCTGCCTGAGGACGAGAGCACAGACCAGCCTCATCCCGTCTGAGGCCACAGAGCAGACGCCATCTCGCTGTGCAATCTAATTTGCTGGACAGACTCGCCAGCCCTCTCCTTTGCTTAGCAACGCGCCTCCAGTTGGCACATCTGCGTTTTGGCATCTGGAGTTCAGAtctgagaggaggagagagtgtTGTGTTTATTAGAAAGGAAGCCTTGTGAAAAGCTCAGTGCCGCGTGTGTCTGTGGATTTTTCTGGTACAATAGCCAGCGTGGTCACCAATTGGTGGAGGGTCCCTAACATTTTCAGGCAAACTATCTTTTTGATTAAACCATCATGCTATATATATAAGGAGTAACTACCTTACTGAATGTTActcttaatttatttctttataatttcagtGAAACCAGGAAGTATGATTTTATATAAACTGGGGGATTTCTGAATTTGTAGAGAAATACTATGCTCCCATAGTAATGCTAAAATTCTAATATACATAGTCCTCATAAACAGTAAGTACAAAtcttaaaaacatctttttactTCCTGGAATGAATATATTGTAAGTCATCTTTTGATCCACTACCAGCCGTATAAATGTTACTTCTCTTCGTAAGCTTCAAcactaattattttttatagtaaGCAACTGGATAGAGGGCTCTGCTCACACTTCCTCGTTTGCCACCAAACCACCAAGCCAGTGCAGAGGAGGACTCAGCAAAGCCACAGCAAGTGGCTCACATGGGGCTCAAAGCCAGGTCACAACACTAATAATGCCTGTTAAAAAGTGGGTTTTTTTAAGCTCCCACTTGACTGTGTTCCTTAGGATGAATAAAGGATATTTTATCAATTACACACACAGCTCTAGTGCTTTGTTTTGAATCCACTGAGATGGCCACAAGATGGTACTCTGGCTTGGATGATTCTGGAGCCACCACTCTTCACACTTGGAACTTGGCTTGGCCACTGAATAGGACCTTGACTAGCCCAAGTCCCAAATACCGAGTCTTCGTGATCCGAGGATCTGCCGTGGAGGATTGGGCACTAGGCAGCTGCGTGGTGTGGTACTCAGGCAGGCTAGTGGTCACTCCCGGCAGACGTGGGAGTGAGGGCAGGGTGACGTGCCTTCAGCCTCCCAAGTCCCCAACCCTGACTCCTGTGTTCGGGGCATGGCCGGCCTTTTGCACTATcttgattttgtgtgtgtatgtgtgaaccAGACCAATACAtttgacaaaggggcagagaagcaTGGATGTAAGAAATGGGGACCGATCTCCACTGAGCCCCTGACCCAGGGAAGACGAATTTGGCTGAACCCAGCAGAGCCTAATGAGCACGGGGTTGGGGGGCTACCCTCTTTCCCATTCTGGAGGCAGACCTGTGTTATCTGGAAGGATGAACTAC
This genomic window from Diceros bicornis minor isolate mBicDic1 chromosome 34, mDicBic1.mat.cur, whole genome shotgun sequence contains:
- the KCTD15 gene encoding BTB/POZ domain-containing protein KCTD15 — protein: MPHRKERPSGSSLHAHGSAGTAEGASMSRLSLTRSPVSPLAAQGIPLPAQLTKSNAPVHIDVGGHMYTSSLATLTKYPDSRISRLFNGTEPIVLDSLKQHYFIDRDGEIFRYVLSFLRTSKLLLPDDFKDFSLLYEEARYYQLQPMVRELERWQQEREQRRRSRACDCLVVRVTPDLGERIALSGEKALIEEVFPETGDVMCNSVNAGWNQDPTHVIRFPLNGYCRLNSVQVLERLFQRGFSVAASCGGGVDSSQFSEYVLCREERRPQPTPTTVRIKQEPLD